From Amycolatopsis sp. cg9, one genomic window encodes:
- a CDS encoding acetyl-CoA C-acetyltransferase, whose protein sequence is MSSEAYIYEAIRTPRGKNKGGALHGTKPVDLVVGLIEELKVRHPNLDPAVIDDIVLGVVSPVGEQGAVIARTAALNAGLPETVAGVQLNRFCASGLEATNTAAQKIRSGWDNLVIAGGVESMSRVPMGSDGGALFMDPATAYDNYIVPQGTGADLIATIEGFSREDVDRWAVRSQDRAEAAWSGGYFAKSVVPVKDINGVTVLDHDEHRRPGSTVEGLGKLKPAFAGIGELGGFDAVALQKYHSVEKINHVHTGGNSSGIVDGAALVLVGSEQIGKTFGLTPRARIVATASIGSEPTIMLTGPTPATEKVLKTAGLKPEDIDLWELNEAFASVVLKWIKDLHLDEDKVNVNGGAIAMGHPLGATGAMLVGTVVDELERRQARRALVTLCIGGGMGVATIIERV, encoded by the coding sequence GTGAGTAGCGAGGCCTACATCTACGAGGCGATCCGCACGCCTCGCGGCAAGAACAAGGGCGGTGCCCTGCACGGCACCAAGCCGGTCGACCTGGTGGTCGGCCTGATCGAAGAGCTCAAGGTCCGCCACCCGAACCTCGACCCCGCCGTGATCGACGACATCGTGCTCGGCGTCGTCTCCCCGGTCGGCGAGCAGGGCGCGGTCATCGCGCGCACCGCGGCGCTGAACGCCGGCCTGCCCGAGACCGTCGCGGGCGTGCAGCTCAACCGCTTCTGCGCCTCCGGCCTGGAAGCCACCAACACCGCCGCGCAGAAGATCCGCTCCGGCTGGGACAACCTGGTCATCGCCGGCGGCGTCGAGTCGATGTCGCGCGTACCGATGGGCTCCGACGGCGGCGCGCTGTTCATGGACCCGGCCACCGCGTACGACAACTACATCGTCCCGCAGGGCACCGGTGCCGACCTGATCGCGACCATCGAGGGCTTCTCCCGCGAGGACGTCGACCGCTGGGCCGTCCGCTCGCAGGACCGCGCCGAGGCAGCGTGGTCCGGCGGCTACTTCGCCAAGTCCGTCGTCCCGGTCAAGGACATCAACGGCGTGACCGTGCTGGACCACGACGAGCACCGCCGCCCCGGCTCCACCGTCGAGGGCCTCGGCAAGCTCAAGCCCGCCTTCGCCGGCATCGGCGAGCTGGGCGGCTTCGACGCCGTCGCGCTGCAGAAGTACCACTCGGTCGAGAAGATCAACCACGTCCACACCGGCGGCAACTCCTCCGGCATCGTCGACGGCGCCGCGCTGGTGCTCGTCGGCTCCGAGCAGATCGGCAAGACCTTCGGGCTGACGCCACGCGCCCGGATCGTGGCGACCGCGTCGATCGGCTCCGAGCCGACGATCATGCTCACCGGTCCGACCCCCGCCACCGAGAAGGTCTTGAAGACCGCGGGCCTCAAGCCCGAGGACATCGACCTGTGGGAGCTCAACGAGGCGTTCGCTTCCGTCGTGCTCAAGTGGATCAAGGACCTGCACCTCGACGAGGACAAGGTCAACGTCAACGGCGGCGCGATCGCCATGGGCCACCCGCTCGGCGCCACCGGCGCGATGCTGGTCGGCACCGTGGTCGACGAGCTCGAACGCCGCCAGGCGCGCCGCGCCCTGGTGACCCTGTGCATCGGCGGCGGCATGGGCGTCGCGACCATCATCGAGCGGGTGTGA
- a CDS encoding TetR/AcrR family transcriptional regulator: MTDVERTTRPRDRKAQLAAVAAELFRARGFPGVGIKDIADAAGVTGPALYRHFADKQAILAYVVLSGFEDLEAATAEALSDSVPPSDQLESLLRRLATQAVERREIAALWRWEGRHLPKEDQRGIARRSALALSAWSKALLTQRPELPGEDAELLCWAALSVFGSVSVHHTSVARRRFAQLLVELALGVLNATLPSPSEPPSPPSLRLGTPSRREQVLAEATALFAQRGFHDVSMEDIGAAAGIAGPSVYRHFPSKAALMVAIGHRAADRLALAAERALQAPDEHTALRRLAESYVHTILHTPELLVSFSADRVTMPDRDKADLLRVQRDYVAQWVTLLSAVHPSLPPREAKITVHAALTIANDLARTRRVAARPHFAAELTTLLHTVLDVA, translated from the coding sequence ATGACCGACGTCGAGCGCACCACGCGCCCCCGCGACCGCAAGGCCCAGCTGGCCGCGGTGGCGGCGGAGCTGTTCCGCGCGCGCGGCTTCCCCGGGGTCGGCATCAAGGACATAGCGGATGCGGCGGGCGTCACCGGCCCCGCGCTGTACCGCCACTTCGCGGACAAGCAGGCGATCCTGGCCTACGTCGTCCTCAGCGGCTTCGAAGACCTGGAGGCGGCGACGGCGGAAGCGCTGTCTGACTCCGTTCCGCCTTCCGACCAGCTGGAATCCCTGCTCCGCCGGCTCGCGACGCAGGCCGTCGAGCGCCGGGAGATCGCGGCGCTCTGGCGCTGGGAGGGCCGGCACCTGCCCAAGGAGGACCAGCGGGGGATCGCCCGCCGGTCGGCGCTCGCGCTGTCGGCGTGGTCGAAAGCGCTGCTCACCCAGCGCCCCGAACTGCCCGGCGAAGACGCGGAGCTGCTGTGCTGGGCGGCGCTGTCGGTGTTCGGCAGCGTGTCGGTGCACCACACGTCGGTGGCGCGCCGCCGCTTCGCCCAGTTGCTGGTCGAATTGGCGCTGGGTGTGCTGAACGCCACACTCCCCTCGCCGTCCGAGCCGCCGTCTCCGCCTTCGTTGCGGCTCGGCACACCGTCCCGTCGCGAGCAGGTCCTGGCGGAAGCGACGGCGCTGTTCGCCCAGCGCGGCTTCCACGACGTGAGCATGGAGGACATCGGCGCGGCGGCGGGCATCGCGGGCCCGAGCGTCTACCGCCACTTCCCGAGCAAAGCGGCCCTGATGGTGGCGATCGGCCACCGCGCGGCGGACCGCCTGGCCCTCGCGGCCGAGCGCGCGCTCCAGGCACCGGACGAACACACGGCGCTGCGTCGCTTGGCGGAGTCGTACGTGCACACGATTCTGCACACGCCGGAACTGCTGGTGTCGTTCTCGGCGGACCGCGTCACGATGCCCGACCGCGACAAAGCGGATCTGTTGCGCGTGCAACGCGATTACGTCGCCCAGTGGGTCACGCTGCTTTCCGCGGTGCACCCTTCCCTGCCGCCCCGGGAAGCGAAGATCACCGTCCACGCGGCGCTGACCATCGCAAACGACCTCGCGCGCACCCGCCGGGTGGCGGCCCGCCCCCACTTCGCGGCGGAGCTGACGACCCTCCTGCACACGGTGCTGGACGTAGCCTGA
- a CDS encoding HEXXH motif-containing putative peptide modification protein encodes MLWSDFDAVARGEGGTGPLRKLRATERSRRLLLLRNLVEVVTKSEDLYRPLPSPETAWELLARVEHAAPQALEAILAHPYTGTWAGYTTRLYRQDVTGVCPFWVHVGHVHCLAAAAAVRAGIPFETEIPVWLGKAALPTLGSAQLRAEAPFSVATVRGDGNDVEIRNRHSVVRLPAHPSTDAPGWSGIRTTVCWAGERRLEVRLDDVDPYRGLYEPILPDRLSPVEVESWRTVLDGAWSLLAEHLPDVADTMRVGLDSIVPAPTVPFRLPSASTGEAFGSAIVAYGEDPATLAAALVHEFHHIRLGGLLHLVRLSVDDPRERLYAPWRADPRPIGGVLHGIYAFFGVASFWRALAAAEPDHELAAFEFALWRGQVRRTLDVVHADESLTVAGRRFLAGIAAELEPWQDEPVAAAPRTWARFAAEDHYAAWRTRHLRPDAGAVAELAAAWRAGLARPRFAALPEPRVPTPVPDGDWHDARTDLIRLRLGPDGATRFAAQGSAVPGATEADLHFVAGRPVEATAGYRKSLEANPDDPAALAGLGLALAARSTGPASRALLHRPELVRAVHRALRGGPGGTPPVETIAGWLGRFTH; translated from the coding sequence TTGCTCTGGTCGGACTTCGACGCGGTGGCCCGCGGCGAGGGCGGTACCGGGCCGCTGCGCAAACTGCGGGCGACCGAACGGAGCCGACGGCTCCTGCTGCTGCGCAATCTGGTCGAAGTGGTCACGAAATCCGAAGACCTGTACCGCCCGCTCCCCTCTCCGGAAACGGCCTGGGAACTGCTGGCCCGCGTCGAACACGCGGCGCCCCAAGCACTCGAGGCGATCCTCGCCCACCCGTACACCGGAACGTGGGCCGGTTACACGACCCGGCTGTACCGCCAGGACGTCACCGGTGTCTGCCCGTTCTGGGTGCACGTCGGGCACGTGCACTGCCTCGCCGCCGCGGCCGCCGTCCGAGCCGGGATCCCGTTCGAAACGGAAATCCCGGTCTGGCTGGGCAAAGCGGCACTGCCGACGCTCGGTTCGGCCCAGTTGCGCGCCGAAGCACCGTTCTCCGTCGCCACCGTCCGAGGCGACGGCAACGACGTCGAAATCCGGAACCGCCACTCGGTGGTCCGCCTGCCGGCGCACCCGTCCACCGACGCACCGGGGTGGTCCGGGATCCGGACGACCGTGTGCTGGGCCGGTGAGCGACGGCTCGAAGTCCGGCTCGACGACGTGGATCCCTATCGCGGGCTGTACGAACCGATCCTGCCTGACCGGCTGAGCCCGGTCGAAGTCGAATCGTGGCGGACGGTGCTCGACGGCGCCTGGTCGCTGCTCGCCGAGCACCTACCGGATGTCGCGGACACGATGCGCGTCGGCCTGGACTCGATCGTGCCCGCGCCCACCGTCCCGTTCCGGCTGCCCAGCGCGTCGACCGGGGAAGCGTTCGGCAGCGCGATCGTCGCGTACGGCGAAGATCCCGCGACGCTGGCGGCCGCGCTGGTGCACGAGTTCCACCACATCCGGCTGGGCGGACTGCTCCACCTCGTCCGGCTCAGCGTGGACGACCCGCGGGAACGGCTCTACGCACCGTGGCGCGCCGACCCCCGTCCGATCGGTGGCGTGCTGCACGGGATTTACGCTTTCTTCGGCGTCGCGTCGTTCTGGCGCGCGCTGGCCGCGGCGGAACCGGACCACGAACTCGCCGCGTTCGAGTTCGCGTTGTGGCGCGGGCAGGTCCGGCGCACGCTCGACGTGGTGCACGCCGACGAAAGCCTCACCGTCGCCGGGCGCCGGTTTCTCGCGGGTATCGCCGCCGAACTCGAGCCGTGGCAGGACGAGCCGGTCGCCGCGGCCCCTCGAACCTGGGCGCGGTTCGCGGCCGAAGACCACTATGCGGCCTGGCGGACCAGGCACCTCCGCCCCGACGCCGGCGCGGTCGCGGAGCTGGCAGCGGCCTGGCGCGCCGGACTGGCGCGACCACGGTTCGCCGCCTTGCCCGAGCCGCGGGTCCCGACCCCGGTCCCGGACGGCGACTGGCACGACGCCCGCACGGACCTGATCCGCCTTCGCCTCGGCCCCGACGGTGCTACGCGGTTCGCCGCGCAGGGATCCGCGGTCCCGGGCGCCACGGAAGCGGACCTGCACTTCGTGGCCGGCCGCCCGGTGGAAGCGACGGCCGGCTACCGGAAGTCGCTGGAAGCGAACCCGGACGACCCGGCGGCCCTGGCCGGCTTGGGCTTGGCGCTCGCGGCCCGCAGCACCGGACCGGCGTCCCGCGCGTTGCTGCACCGCCCGGAACTGGTCCGGGCGGTGCATCGAGCGTTGCGCGGCGGGCCGGGAGGGACGCCGCCGGTGGAAACGATCGCCGGCTGGCTGGGTCGGTTCACTCATTGA
- the fxsT gene encoding FxSxx-COOH system tetratricopeptide repeat protein, protein MAERPDGTPGDHDLTWRELADGMWLMTTIQGTRPLAEPARPERPRGDDAEAAAGEHRPVGQRPRADPPPDPGGMSFAHAVEASRPDPPPDRGPDLEQAAGDGGLLAQRSPLTAPEPDGDAEGEQSATLPVLPDAPRLVRALRPFKRKVPSRREDDVELDEERTAEEAAATGMWLPHTRRRRDRWLDLTLVVESAPSMALWTPTVTAFVTLLERLGAFRSIQLRLLETGKTGQAEGGVVLGPTLHGGTAETPPRGPRELIDPSGRRLVLLLTDGMSDAWRRDLISPLLAQWARAMPVALVHLLPQRLWSRGGVDVQAAELISPGPLRANSAYRLRLTDALLDAAETASLVKGAVAVPVLELAERWFRWWAGLVTGDGGRPRPAAVVLARDSPRPADAEPAENAPERVAATATEQVKHFHSMASPPAFRLATLLAAVPVDVGVARALQAELLPGSGPGHLAEVFTSGLLERARDGSPWDRTTWEFSAQVREVLLRGARRSDTAHAVITASRRFGERSPVLARLHAALAEPDATPDPEPAAATAAEIALERDVMRALSGPYLSRADRLASRIGEPGGGLRRSTMDTSIPAVSETMSQELESKRYSGDPASVVHPDTRTSRYSASPIEAPTAVQTKIVREIADTTVRSERRSGDDAPPVWGTVPPKNPNFTGRRELLDQLGERLGAGTTAVLPAALHGMGGIGKTQMAVEYIYRHLQDYDIVWWIQATQATQIRKSLTELAQHLGLPGADEAITAVPAVREALRLGRPYRRWLLVFDSAEDPEMVRPFFPVDGPGQILVTSRNPGWAGIARPLEVAVFQRDESKNLLGLRRAGLADEDSDLIAEKLGDLPLAIEQAAAWLAETGMPAEEYLRLFDEKVTEILDTSAPSDYEVSVAAAWNVSFDELSSRSPAAHQLLQVCAFFAPEPIARSVFAGVRGVSVAPELDAALRDPMRLGRAIRDINRYGLAKIDHRSDTLLLHRLVQLVLRNRMDDQHRLGMRHGAHLLLANLDPNDPESPQTWTRYQEILPHIYDTELIDCTDPWVRQLVINLFKFLYHWGDHQGALTLAERAVKAWAADREQRRIHGEEPAEDPPLLELGASERLAFFYWVVGRYDEAAEVAKETRRRYIEALGEDSEDTLNAQLTYALILKARGDFAEARNRNGEIYEKTKGLFGDDDPITLGAAHEFIVALLLTGEYKEARELADKTYTRRAEIFGYDNVSTIGTQVLHVLARRELGHYPWARIEMERIAERAERLYGGDSVGTLRRRYFQSVTCRKDGEHDAALELSTDALRRFRIRYGDSHPNAMACALGHSIDLRHARRFAEARELGEEVFDLYRENLGEGHPHTLSAALDLGVTLRLSGDPASARVTDERSLAQFRENVGEDHPHTIVCGINVASDLFALDRVAEAAELDADLLERSRRVLGDDHPTTLAVQLNRSLDLRSLGQTAEADLLYDDVLTRYHMVLGENHPGTVSASRGVRADCDIDPMPM, encoded by the coding sequence ATGGCGGAACGGCCGGACGGGACGCCGGGCGACCACGACCTGACGTGGCGCGAGCTCGCCGACGGGATGTGGCTGATGACCACCATCCAGGGCACCCGTCCGCTCGCCGAACCAGCCCGGCCCGAACGTCCGCGCGGCGACGACGCCGAGGCCGCAGCCGGTGAACACCGCCCCGTCGGGCAGCGCCCGCGTGCGGACCCGCCGCCGGATCCCGGAGGAATGTCGTTCGCCCACGCTGTCGAAGCTTCGCGGCCCGATCCGCCGCCGGACCGCGGCCCGGACCTCGAGCAAGCCGCCGGCGACGGCGGCTTGCTCGCACAGCGCAGCCCGCTGACCGCCCCGGAGCCGGACGGCGACGCCGAAGGCGAACAGTCCGCGACGCTCCCGGTGCTGCCCGACGCTCCCCGCCTGGTCCGTGCGCTGCGGCCGTTCAAGCGCAAGGTCCCGTCCCGCCGAGAGGACGACGTCGAACTCGACGAGGAGCGGACGGCCGAGGAGGCCGCCGCGACCGGGATGTGGCTGCCGCACACCCGTCGCCGCCGCGACCGCTGGCTCGACCTGACGCTGGTCGTCGAGTCCGCGCCGTCGATGGCGCTCTGGACGCCGACCGTCACGGCGTTCGTGACACTGCTGGAACGGCTCGGCGCTTTTCGGTCGATTCAGCTCCGGCTGCTCGAAACGGGCAAGACCGGTCAGGCCGAAGGTGGCGTGGTGCTCGGCCCGACCCTGCACGGTGGCACGGCGGAGACCCCGCCGCGCGGACCGCGGGAGCTGATCGACCCGTCGGGCCGGCGCCTGGTGCTCCTGCTGACGGACGGGATGAGCGACGCCTGGCGGCGCGACCTGATTTCGCCGCTGCTTGCCCAATGGGCGCGCGCGATGCCGGTCGCGCTCGTGCACCTGCTGCCGCAGCGGCTCTGGTCACGTGGCGGCGTCGACGTGCAAGCCGCGGAACTGATCAGCCCCGGGCCGTTGCGCGCCAACAGCGCGTACCGTTTGCGGCTCACCGACGCGCTGCTCGACGCGGCGGAAACCGCCTCGCTGGTCAAAGGCGCGGTCGCCGTCCCGGTGCTGGAACTGGCCGAGCGGTGGTTCCGCTGGTGGGCCGGCCTCGTCACCGGGGACGGCGGAAGACCCCGCCCGGCCGCGGTCGTCCTGGCGCGGGATTCGCCTCGCCCGGCCGACGCGGAACCCGCTGAAAACGCACCGGAACGCGTCGCCGCCACAGCGACCGAACAAGTGAAACACTTTCACAGCATGGCTTCGCCGCCCGCGTTCCGTCTGGCCACCCTGCTGGCGGCGGTTCCGGTGGACGTGGGCGTGGCGCGGGCCTTGCAGGCCGAATTGCTGCCCGGGTCCGGGCCCGGCCACCTCGCCGAGGTGTTCACCTCGGGCCTGCTGGAACGAGCCCGTGACGGATCGCCGTGGGACCGCACCACGTGGGAATTTTCCGCCCAGGTAAGGGAAGTCCTGCTGCGTGGCGCGCGCCGGTCGGACACCGCGCACGCGGTGATCACGGCGTCGCGGCGGTTCGGCGAACGCAGTCCGGTGCTCGCGCGGCTCCACGCGGCGCTGGCGGAACCGGACGCCACTCCGGATCCCGAGCCGGCCGCCGCGACGGCGGCCGAGATAGCACTCGAACGCGACGTGATGCGTGCGCTCTCGGGGCCGTACCTTTCCCGTGCCGACCGTCTGGCGAGTAGGATCGGGGAGCCAGGTGGCGGTTTACGTAGATCCACTATGGACACTAGTATCCCGGCGGTGAGCGAGACCATGTCGCAGGAACTCGAAAGCAAGAGATACTCGGGTGATCCTGCATCCGTCGTCCATCCCGACACCAGGACCAGCAGGTATTCCGCGTCGCCGATCGAAGCGCCGACCGCCGTGCAGACGAAGATCGTCCGCGAGATCGCGGACACGACCGTCCGGAGCGAACGCCGTTCCGGTGATGACGCGCCACCCGTTTGGGGAACGGTTCCGCCCAAGAACCCCAATTTCACCGGAAGGCGTGAACTGCTCGATCAATTGGGCGAACGGCTCGGAGCGGGAACGACTGCCGTCCTGCCCGCGGCATTGCACGGAATGGGTGGCATCGGCAAGACGCAGATGGCCGTGGAGTACATCTACCGGCACCTGCAGGACTACGACATCGTCTGGTGGATCCAGGCCACACAGGCCACGCAGATCCGGAAGTCGCTCACCGAACTGGCCCAGCACCTGGGGCTGCCGGGCGCCGACGAAGCCATCACCGCCGTGCCCGCGGTGCGGGAAGCCCTGCGGCTCGGCCGGCCCTACCGGCGCTGGCTGCTGGTCTTCGACTCCGCCGAAGACCCGGAAATGGTCCGCCCGTTCTTCCCGGTCGACGGACCGGGCCAGATCCTCGTGACTTCGCGCAACCCCGGCTGGGCCGGAATCGCACGGCCGCTTGAGGTCGCCGTCTTCCAACGCGACGAGAGCAAGAACCTGCTCGGCCTGCGCCGCGCCGGCCTCGCCGACGAAGACTCCGACCTGATCGCGGAGAAGCTCGGTGACCTGCCGCTGGCCATCGAGCAGGCGGCCGCGTGGCTCGCCGAGACGGGCATGCCGGCCGAGGAGTACCTGCGGCTGTTCGACGAGAAGGTCACCGAAATCCTCGACACCTCCGCCCCGAGCGACTACGAGGTTTCGGTCGCGGCCGCGTGGAACGTGTCGTTCGACGAGCTGAGCTCCCGCAGCCCGGCGGCCCACCAGCTCCTGCAGGTCTGCGCGTTCTTCGCCCCGGAGCCGATTGCCCGGAGCGTGTTCGCCGGGGTGCGTGGTGTTTCGGTGGCCCCCGAACTCGACGCGGCCCTGCGTGATCCGATGCGCCTGGGCCGCGCGATCCGCGACATCAACCGCTACGGCCTGGCGAAGATCGATCACCGCAGTGACACCCTGCTGTTGCACCGGCTGGTGCAGCTGGTGCTGCGCAACAGAATGGACGATCAGCACCGCCTGGGAATGCGCCACGGCGCCCACCTGCTGCTGGCGAACCTCGACCCGAACGACCCGGAGTCACCGCAGACCTGGACCCGCTACCAGGAGATCCTGCCGCACATCTACGACACCGAGCTGATCGACTGCACCGATCCGTGGGTGCGGCAGCTGGTGATCAACCTGTTCAAGTTCCTCTACCACTGGGGTGACCACCAGGGTGCGCTGACGCTCGCGGAACGGGCGGTCAAGGCGTGGGCGGCGGACCGTGAGCAACGGCGGATCCATGGTGAGGAACCGGCGGAAGATCCGCCGCTGCTCGAACTCGGCGCGTCCGAACGGCTCGCGTTCTTCTACTGGGTGGTGGGCCGGTACGACGAGGCCGCCGAAGTCGCGAAAGAGACGCGTCGGCGTTACATCGAGGCGCTTGGCGAAGACAGCGAAGACACCCTGAACGCCCAACTCACTTACGCGCTCATCTTGAAGGCGCGCGGCGATTTCGCGGAGGCGCGGAACCGCAACGGGGAGATCTACGAAAAGACGAAGGGCCTGTTCGGCGACGACGACCCGATCACCCTGGGCGCCGCGCACGAATTCATCGTCGCCCTGCTGCTCACCGGCGAATACAAGGAAGCACGCGAGCTGGCGGACAAGACGTACACCCGCCGCGCCGAGATCTTCGGCTACGACAACGTCAGCACGATCGGCACGCAGGTGCTGCACGTCCTGGCGCGCCGGGAACTGGGGCACTACCCGTGGGCGCGCATCGAAATGGAGCGCATCGCGGAACGCGCCGAGCGGCTTTACGGCGGCGACAGCGTCGGCACGCTCCGCCGTCGTTACTTCCAATCGGTGACGTGCCGCAAGGACGGCGAGCACGACGCGGCACTCGAATTGTCGACCGACGCTCTGCGTCGGTTCCGCATCCGCTACGGCGACAGTCACCCGAACGCGATGGCGTGCGCCCTCGGGCACTCCATCGACCTGAGGCACGCGCGGCGGTTCGCCGAAGCCCGGGAGCTCGGTGAAGAGGTGTTCGACCTCTACCGCGAAAACCTCGGCGAAGGCCATCCGCACACCCTGTCGGCGGCCCTCGACCTGGGCGTGACCCTGCGCTTGAGCGGCGATCCAGCAAGCGCGCGCGTGACCGACGAACGGTCGCTGGCCCAGTTCCGTGAGAACGTCGGCGAAGACCACCCGCACACGATCGTCTGCGGGATCAACGTGGCGAGCGACTTGTTCGCACTGGACCGCGTGGCCGAGGCGGCGGAACTGGACGCCGATCTCCTCGAACGTTCCCGTCGAGTGCTGGGCGACGACCACCCGACGACGTTGGCCGTGCAGCTCAACCGCTCCCTGGACTTGCGTTCGCTGGGCCAAACCGCGGAAGCGGACCTGCTGTACGACGACGTGCTGACCCGATACCACATGGTGCTGGGCGAAAACCACCCGGGAACGGTCTCCGCTTCGCGTGGAGTGCGCGCGGACTGCGACATCGACCCGATGCCGATGTAG
- a CDS encoding AAA family ATPase, with amino-acid sequence MSVTEHPDSPPDWWIYRGTGRPLQDIRLADRLPPPPPWRDFSTPALPEVDVTPPDDGETDRKLGTELSYSARNVNRHEVDMVNAALYLRRPLLVTGRPGSGKSSLAYRIARELRLGRVLRWPITSHTTLKSGLYDYDAIGRVQAAAARQTLAAGSEPEAPPIGEFVRLAELGTAFLPRRLPRVLLVDELDKAESDLPHDLLSLFEDGEFQVPELARGARRSVQAEVFTADPGYTAVVEHGRVRCAAFPVVVITSNGERDFPPAFLRRCLRLETREPDTDQLAAMVAAHALDPQRTQSALVEDFVTRSAAVGGLPADKLLDAVYLATSGAYRPDDDSWPRLVDSLWRQLNPQVP; translated from the coding sequence ATGAGCGTGACCGAGCATCCCGACAGCCCGCCCGATTGGTGGATCTACCGCGGGACCGGCCGTCCGCTGCAGGACATCCGGCTGGCGGATCGTCTGCCCCCGCCGCCGCCGTGGCGCGACTTCTCGACCCCGGCGTTGCCGGAAGTGGACGTGACCCCACCGGACGACGGTGAAACGGATCGCAAGCTCGGCACCGAACTCAGCTATTCGGCGAGGAACGTCAACCGGCACGAAGTCGACATGGTCAACGCGGCGCTCTACCTGCGGCGCCCGCTGCTGGTCACCGGCCGGCCCGGCAGCGGCAAGTCGAGCCTGGCCTACCGGATCGCGCGGGAGCTGCGCCTCGGCCGCGTGCTGCGCTGGCCGATCACCTCGCACACCACGCTGAAGTCGGGGCTGTACGACTACGACGCCATCGGCCGCGTGCAGGCGGCCGCCGCGCGGCAGACACTGGCCGCGGGCTCGGAACCGGAAGCGCCGCCGATCGGCGAGTTCGTCCGGCTCGCCGAGCTCGGAACCGCCTTCCTGCCACGCCGGCTGCCGCGCGTGCTGCTGGTGGACGAGCTCGACAAGGCGGAGTCCGATCTCCCGCACGACCTGCTGAGCCTGTTCGAAGACGGCGAGTTCCAGGTTCCCGAGCTGGCCCGGGGTGCCCGGCGCTCGGTGCAGGCCGAGGTGTTCACCGCCGATCCGGGCTACACCGCGGTGGTCGAGCACGGCCGGGTCCGGTGCGCGGCGTTCCCCGTCGTCGTCATCACCAGCAACGGCGAGCGGGACTTCCCGCCGGCGTTCCTGCGCCGCTGCCTGCGGCTGGAGACCCGGGAGCCGGACACCGACCAGCTCGCCGCGATGGTGGCCGCGCACGCGCTGGACCCGCAGCGCACGCAGAGTGCGCTGGTCGAAGACTTCGTGACGCGCAGCGCCGCGGTCGGCGGGCTCCCGGCGGACAAGCTGCTGGACGCGGTGTACCTCGCGACGTCCGGCGCCTACCGGCCGGACGACGATTCGTGGCCGCGCCTCGTGGATTCCCTGTGGCGTCAGCTGAATCCGCAGGTGCCGTGA
- a CDS encoding low temperature requirement protein A — protein MPTTRLHLVSADEDHRVSTIELFFDLVFVYAITQTTQLMADHLSPIGVGQGLAMLAVLWWCWCSYAWLGNTIHVDHGIARLAMFGAMAVMFLVSLTIPEAFVDHPGGLYAPVLFVACYALVRLLHLVAYLGAAKHDPGLRRVLLKMFVGLLPSVGLLAVGTALSGPWQLGLWVAALLADYLNVYLAGPEGWRLNAPAHFAERFGLIVIIALGESIVAIGIGIGSLPMSWLVAGAAVCGLALAAGMWWTYFDVVARVSEHRLTQATGTERTKLATDSYTFLHLPLIAGIVLVALGLKKAFLYIADTEHHSPGEALHGVPIWTLTGGLGLYLIALSALRRRNLGSWNHQRLVVGVLLVAATPLLEHVAAAALLLIVAAVVLGLIGFERLRFAEWRKQVHAAHSQ, from the coding sequence GTGCCCACGACACGCCTGCACCTGGTGAGCGCGGATGAGGACCACCGCGTCTCCACCATCGAGCTCTTCTTCGACCTGGTCTTCGTCTACGCCATCACGCAGACCACCCAGCTGATGGCCGACCACCTGAGCCCCATCGGTGTCGGGCAGGGGCTGGCGATGCTCGCCGTCCTGTGGTGGTGCTGGTGCTCCTACGCCTGGCTCGGGAACACCATCCACGTCGACCACGGGATCGCGCGGCTCGCGATGTTCGGGGCGATGGCCGTGATGTTCCTGGTGTCGCTGACGATTCCCGAAGCTTTTGTCGACCATCCCGGCGGGTTGTACGCGCCCGTGCTGTTCGTCGCCTGCTACGCGCTCGTGCGGCTGCTGCACCTCGTGGCCTACCTGGGCGCGGCGAAGCACGACCCGGGGCTGCGGCGGGTGCTGCTGAAGATGTTCGTCGGGCTGCTGCCGAGCGTCGGGCTGCTGGCCGTGGGCACGGCGCTGAGCGGGCCGTGGCAGCTGGGGCTGTGGGTCGCCGCGCTGCTGGCCGACTACCTCAACGTCTACCTCGCCGGGCCCGAGGGGTGGCGGCTGAACGCGCCCGCGCACTTCGCCGAGCGGTTCGGGCTGATCGTGATCATCGCGCTCGGCGAGTCGATCGTCGCGATCGGCATCGGGATCGGGTCGCTGCCGATGTCGTGGCTGGTCGCCGGCGCGGCCGTGTGCGGGCTGGCGCTGGCCGCGGGGATGTGGTGGACCTACTTCGACGTCGTCGCGCGCGTGTCCGAGCACCGGCTCACCCAGGCCACCGGCACCGAGCGCACGAAGCTCGCCACCGACTCCTACACGTTCCTGCACCTGCCGCTGATCGCCGGGATCGTGCTCGTCGCGCTCGGGCTGAAGAAGGCCTTCCTCTACATCGCCGACACCGAGCACCACTCGCCGGGCGAAGCGCTGCACGGGGTGCCGATCTGGACGCTGACAGGCGGGCTCGGGCTCTACCTGATCGCGCTGAGCGCGCTGCGCCGGCGCAACCTGGGCAGCTGGAACCACCAGCGGCTGGTCGTCGGTGTGCTGCTGGTCGCGGCAACGCCGCTGCTGGAGCACGTTGCCGCCGCGGCGCTGCTGCTGATCGTCGCCGCGGTCGTGCTCGGACTCATCGGCTTCGAGCGCTTGCGGTTCGCCGAGTGGCGCAAGCAGGTGCACGCCGCGCACTCACAGTAG